The genomic window ACAGTTTGTCATCCATGGGGTCGTTCCTCATCATTTTCTTCTCAATCAGCTGATTTATCTGGACGTTGGTTTCTCGAatctgggggaggcagggaacaGACAAACCGGACGTTTCTAGTGATGTGTCGTCAGAGTGCATCTTCCCAtccacacaaccacaaccaggTTCACTGTGGCCCAGTCGTGATGGGCGTGTCTCGACACCCGACCCAGACGCACAGCTGGGGAGGCCGGCCAGGCGTCTCACCTTGTGCTCCAGCTCCTGTAGCTCCGCCTGGCCCATGGCCGGCTCAGACACCACCTTCTGCAGGTACTGCACCATGCGCCTCTTCGTCTCCAGCTCCTTGGGGAGCTTGTCAGACACCATGTAGGCGTTCACCTTGATCTCCTCTTCAAGCCTCTTCATTAAACCTGAGACAAAGACAGAAGTTATCGGTACGCCCTTTGATCGGATAAATCAGCCAATAAAGCTTTGAAACACGATCGGTGTGTCTCTGACGCACCTGCACATTTTTTTTCGCTATTGAAATCACATCCAGATCAATCTTGTTTTATGCAAGGTCATTGTTGGAGATTAGAATCAGAAGGAACAACTAACTGGCGTGGCCTTCAACAGTTTGTCTCTAATATTATTACAGACGGCAGTCGCCCTATAACCCTGCGCCCCAAGTCGTGACAAATGACATCACCGCCTGACTTTGACACATCATTTTAGAAACTGTAAATGTGTAAatctcgtgtgtgtttgtgaagaagCCACTGTCAGATTAAAGCAAAAAGAGATCCACACATGGCAAGCTATAATAGAGCACTTCAAAGTCCAGGGTAATTATATGGCCTTAATAGATGTGAATCAATTAACAGGCCggcagtgtgatctgttgtGTCCTTGACCTTCTCACCCAGCTGTGAGGGGGACAGTGGCGGGAgggaaaacatggctgccgtacTCACTTTCTGGCTTGGCATCTGCTGCTGTCTGTCGCAGGTCTTTTAGCTGCAGCTGAGACCTCTGCAGTCTTTGTTCAGCCTGGAAGAGCTGGTCACATGACAAGATCCAATAGAACATGGAAaaggtttgtgtgtttcactgtgcgcttgtaatgttaaataataatattatgtaTTATAGATAATATTCTTtcagaaaacaaaaatcttcgTAACTCACTGCATACTAATCTCTCGTTAAACACACAGCAAATGAAGCTGTTCGTCTTTTCTGAAATAAATGTGTCATGGCTTTTGATTGGTCTTACTTAGAATCATGGACAAACGAGGACCACAGCAAAACCACTGAATTACCTGGTTCTTCTGCTCCTGTTTCTGTTGAGCCAGtgactcctctctttccttctccacaCGAAGTTGTCTAGCCAGCTCCAACATCCGCTGGTGGTTGGACACCGACTCCACCTAGTGTCCACAGAAAGAAACGTGATACGTCAGGTTTCACCACCCagggtcaacaacaacaacagtagtCAGTGACTGGGGTCTCAAAGTAAGACCTGCTAATTTAGTACCCCCATGACACCTCTGACTGGCTAAAGAGGAAACCCTTGACCCTGTCAGATGCCTGTCTCGTTCCCACTGGGAAGCTGTTAGCATGGATGAGAGGCCATGTTTTCATTCCTCAGTGAATCCCAGAGAGTCCTGGGCACTAAGGACAGAGGAGACACATACAACCGGGCTGTCCTACCCTCTTCCTCAGCCTCTCCACCCGCTTGATCAGctggtccttctcctcctccatggcACCAATGTCctacagggagggaaggatcaCGACAGTGTTCAGGGATCTCTCTGCAGACAAGCTGCAAGCAGGCAAGCACGTTTCGCCTAATTCTATATTGCCCGAAGCATTTGTATCTGCCCTTACCCTTCTGATCTCTGCCGTGGAGAATCCAGAGATCTTCAGCTGCTCGCTCTCCTTGTGGTAGGTCTTGAACGCTTCGACAAGTTCTTCATACTGAAAGTGCCAAAACATGATCCGTCTTTTTAACACTGAGGATTAAAGTCATCGTGTAGACATGAGCTTCACATGCCAGTTAAACGAACCTGACTATAGGTGTCAGTGACGACATCATCCTGCAGAAACTCCGCTGGCACCTCCAGTTTAACCAGGAAGCGAGCCAGGTAAGCCCTCTTCTTCAGCTCTGTGATCCTCTGTAGTAGCCAGTGAAGGATAGGGTGGATCACCGGTTTATTGCCGATGACCAGGCCCTGTCTGAAACTACTCCTGCATCAAAAAAGACAGAACAGAAGACAATGAATTGACAGTACATTGACAAAACAGTCGAAGGATTAAGATGTTTAACATTGAATTGAAGCTTAATTGATGTAAATGAGTGTACTTGTCGGTAAGTACTCACGGATCAGACACATTTCCAGGAGGTTTGTATTTAAGCATTCCCAGTATATTAAACATTCTCTTTGCTGTCTGTTCATTCGACTCTTCACGGATATCAATTCCTTGCTGAAAAAAAAGATAACAGATCAAGCGTCTCCATGTTATGCGCCTtatacacaccaccccacatTTATTTGACACATAGCTCTCAGTATCATGATTGGCTTGATATGCTTCGAGGAATTATAATATAGTTTGTAGCTAGAAAGGCCCGGTCTGAAACCACTCCTGCATCAAAGATGCCAAAACAGAAGACGATTAATGTAAATCGATCCCTCACCTTTGGGTCGATTTCTGCAAGAACATCATTGAGGATCTGCAGCAGTTGCATTGGCTCCACTGAGTCAAATGTGATGAGATTAAAGTTTTTCTTGAATGGTTCTTTGTTCAAGTGCTCAACGATAAATTTCAGCTGTTCTCCCATTTTTAGGTTGTGACAGCTACAACAAAGGGGACAAACAAATTATACCAAATGATCACACACTAGCTGACGTTAGCTTgaaagctagctagccaactacACTCTTGTTATGCTAACGTCTCTTCTTGCGTTAGCTAGCGTAGCTTTGCAGGTTGAAATGAATAGCTAGACATTCTCGATGTATCTAGCTAGTGTGGCTACTGTAGGAGCTAGCTAAAGCAGCTTtcgttaaataaataaaaagttaGGAAGCACTAGCTTGGCAAATTTACATCCAAAACTGTCACAACTTATCTATAACTTCTTAACTATCTTAATAATCTACTGTTTATAATAGTAGTAGTTAAAGTTGGCTCTAACATTAGCTGTTTATCTTACAGACAGTCCCTTTTGCGTCTTGGAAACAAGGCACAAGCGTCCGTTGCTAACAGGAAATAGTCTCCTGTTTGTTCATGAGAGCCCTCGGGAGTAACAGCTGCGCATATTCGACCGTGTACCACAGTGAGGCGCACGCAGTCCACCTCAAAACTCCCCAGGTCTGAACGCATACAACagaattagtgtgtgtgtgtggacagggggGTAAGGAGCTTTTTTACTATACATATATATCTATCTTCAGATAGATTTTCTTTATGTTAAATTATGGCGTTTGGTACTTTTGACTGCATTTATTTTACCATGACAGTCTAGATAAAAAGATGCAGGCTACTCCGATCTGTGTTGCGACTCCCTCGACAAGTCTGTGTCTTTAAAACAGTACAGTGTAGCCCCTCCTACTTTCAGCTGCACCTACCTCAACTCAACTGTGTTTCAGGagcaaaacatcagtgtttgtgATCGGAGAGTAGGTAGTACGCACAACTCATCAGTTTAACATTGCAGAAGAAAGCATGATAACAAGAACACTATTTACTGGCACGAATCGAATTCAGAATGTtggattttgtttttaaaaCTTTCTTATGAAGATTGCTCCATTTTTGTTTGTCTGATGAATGAAGAATCATTGAGTCTGAATGAGGATCAGTGAAATATTTCCATGGACAAGACAAGACAAGAATAACTTCTTGACAACAACTTTCATTCCGTTTTCATATGATCTTGCTAAATTCTCTATTATTCTCTATCACTTTTATGCAGCAATGAAGAACATGTAAAAGAGGTTTCACACTTTTTCTTCAATCATCATGAGTAGTGTGCTTTGGTAAAAGAATGTAAGTCATGCTTTAAAAATATTTCTTTTTTAATTTCCTCCTGGGCATAACCTTTTCTATTAAACAATGGTTGAACCAGTGGGTTTTGTAGAGGCATGGAAAGCCCAGTTTCCAGAATCAGACCCACCCAGCATGGAACTGACGTCCACGATGGACATTGAGCAGGAGCTTGAGAAATGCAAAGCATCCATCAGGCACCTGGAGAAGGAAGTGAACAAGGAACGCTTTCGGATGATCTACCTGCAGACCTTACTGGCTAAGGAGAAAAAGACATATGACGGTGGGCGTTGGGGCTTCAAGAGAGTGAGTCTCATGAACACCGGAGACCAGCCCAGTGGCTCAGACCACCAGACGTCCTGCACAGACGAGCCGCCTGTGGATGAGTGtccggagggagaggtggatgaggagtCTCCgtccagacagagggagagggtgtctCCCATCAGGCCCTCGGCGTGctccacagagacagacacagactgcCCCCTCAAGATGGGCATGGGATCAGTGGCAGCTCTGAGGTCCAACTTTGAGCGCATCAAGAGGGCGAATTCTCACACCGccggagaggggaaggggttgTCTGTGGTGGGAGGAGCGGAGAGGCCCTTCTATGTAAACATGGAGTACCACCACGAGAAAGGGCTGGTGAAGGTCAACGACAGGGAGGTATCAGACAAGATCAGTAGCTTGGGCTGCCAGGCCATGCAGATGGAACGCAAGAGATCCCTGCACTCCCTGCCCGGGAACCTGTTCGCCGTGTCCGGAGACCTCCGCAAGGCCATCCAAAGAGGCCGATCCACCGAGGGAAACTGTGGCTACAATGGGGCGTACGACGACGTGGAAGTGAACCCGCACTTCCTGAAGGACAGCGTCATCCGTTCCAACGGGGGCCGACCCGAGCGTCAGACGTCGGACTGTCAGCCCTACACCAGCGTGTACGTAGGGGGGATGATGAGTGACGGGGAGGGACGGGTCATCCACATCAGAGACCACAGCATGGAGGAAGACTCTCACCTCACCTGGCCGCGGCGCTCCTACTCCCCTGGCAGCTGCGATGATGTGGGCGGTGGCTACACGCCAGACTGTAGCTCCAATGAGAACCTCACGTCCAGCGAGGAGGACTTCTCCTCCGGCCAGTCCAGCCATGTGTCGCCCAGCCCCACCACCTATCgcatgtacagggagaagagccgCTCGCCATCCCAGAATTCCCAGCAGTCTTTTGACAGCAGTAGCCCCCCCACGCCCCTGTCCCAGAAGCGTCTCAAGCAGCAGGTGTTGGTGTCCGAGGCCTCCATTGTGGGGGTCCGCAAAACGGGTCAGATCTGGCCCAGTGACGGGGACTCCATCACATCCAGTAGAACCTCACACGACAACAGTCTCCAGGGAGACTTGGGTAGGTTTGCGAGCTCTCctgttttttgttgtgtgttCCAAAGAAATCATAACCCTGTTTTATTTTCGGGATCAATCACACCAAACTGTTTAAGTAAGCAAAGGCACTTCAAAACTTTTAATGCATGCTCAAGGCTCACTGGCCATCTTTTTCTTGTCTGTGTTGAAGGACGTCTGTACTTGTCCTGTCTGTTCTTGATCCCGATTATAGCAGTAATGTGGTAAAGTGCACCTGCAACATTATGTTAAAAGGAAGGAATTCATTTGATCTGATACAAATCTGCTTAAATGCTTCCCACGGGATTATCTAGAGTCCTTTTAATACAGCACAACCCTAAAGTACCCCAGTGGGTTTTTTAAAGAGAGTAGGACTTGTTTTCCGTGTGCCTTTGTAAGTGCGcctgccctctctttcttccttttctgCTCTCTTCTATTGAGTGGTGGCTAGTGCTCCTCTGGAGAAGCTCTGACAGAGATACCGAGAGCCCTCGGGACGTCCAACCACTCGGCCATTCCACCCAGAGTGTTTTCGTGTCAGCACACATCAGCGTTGTTGTCCTTGGCACTGAGTAATTAACTTAAAGGGGTTTGTGTAGCGTGATGAATTTAGGGAGGCTCTttgttgggggtggggaggaaaaGGGCTGACAACTCTCactgagaggaggatggggaccTCAAAGTGTGTCACATGGCTTCCCATCCAAATTTCAGGCATCAGTGTTTCCTGTTGTTAAGTGTGAACACAATAGAAGGATCACTCATCCAGTACATGTATTGACACTGTAACAATGTAACAATGTTAAGTGTGGGATAGGCTGGTCTATACTGTGTTACcaaggacagagatggaggatacaaaatatttttattttatttttttgttataCAGTTTTGCTGAGTTTAACAGCTATTTGATATTTGTAGACAAATGTGTCATATTTTCATGGCACAATTCGTCGACAATCGTAGGACAAATGTTGGGACACCATAGCATAAACCATACCATAAACTTCCTCTCAACACATGCTGTTGTTGCTTGGGGACATGAACACAGGTTTCAATAGTAGTAAATAAGTGCGTGTTTCCAAAGAACCTTACTCACTGTGCTGCAGATTAAGCTGCAGATGAGAACAGGCTGTTGTTATGTTAGTGCATAGGGTACAAAGCATAAGACTTTAACACCAAACATGCAAGAAGCTCACAAATAGTCTGTGAAATAATCAGCATGAACAGTAAGCCAGGGCAGCATGCTGCTCTGATGACAGAAATGTGCAAATCCATTTGCTCTGTGGCTGGTTTATTTTGCCATGCTATTTGCTTTGTGACATTGCAAAAGACTGCTCTGTAGAACACTGTAGTAtttgtcaaaacagtgtaaataATGTTGCCAAATAAATTGGTTGTGCTGTCAAATAGAGTAATGGTTTCTAGATTGCAGTGCAGTCCAGGCCAGGGTGCAAATATTTAGGCCTAGTGACcaataacaaaaaaaattgaaacTATAAAACAGAATATCTTTTCTACTAAACCCAGTATATTTACATGTACAGACATGGTACAAAAGGAAGGACATATGCAATAGCCCACTGATTTCAGTTACCAGAGAGATGTCCTTCAGACCTAAAGGTTGTTGAGCCTTTATTGCCTGTTTAAAAAAGGACATGTTCCTGAGAGGTAATAGTCCTGCTGCCTCATGCAAACGGTGCTTTATGGATTACAAGAGATCTGGATTTATTTTCTGATGTCGTAATAACATTATTGTGCACATTGCTGGATCAGTGCTCTGGTTATCGGAGGTTTTGAGACACGGAATGACAATCCACTGTTTCCTATTGAGGTTACTAACTTCTGGAAAAGCATTCTTTTGTTCTTTCGTAAAATGTATTGCAGTGTTCAGTAAATTCCATTTAATCTGCCTTGTAAAGCTATCTTAATATCAATGTTATAAAGGGACACTGTACTCTAGTTATGTAAGCATTCAAATGACTTTTAGGATAGTGTTCATATGTCTGTGGTTGTGCTTTGTTTGTTCTGGTATGATATTTGGACTGCAAAATAttttatgtaaaaaaataaaaataactgTCATGTTTGGCCTGCCTGGCAGTTAGACACATGGCATCATTGATGGCGTGGTTTTCCTGGCTGGCATGGTGTCTGGATCCGGAGGAGGTGAAGCCAATAGCCACATAACTGTCTAACAAATGCCTGTCTATGCCATACACCACCAAGCCTCATCCACCTCCCTCTTGTAGTCATAAGGAACACGGTCAGTCTAAAATTGACACATCTCTGGGGTGTCTTTTCTTTGAATAGGAGTTTTGAGAATCAGGACTGTGTCCTGGTCTTTGGTTATCTAGGCCAATTGTCAAGCATGGCTGTGAATAGAGCTGCTGATTAGCTGTGTGCCTTAAAGGAGGGCAACtctcttgtgtgtctgttttgccATAGTTTATTATCATCATGGCTGTGACATGCCAGTTGCCATGGACTTTTCTTATGGATGAGGGAGAGTCTGGCTTTGCCATAGACTGTCTAGTGGTTTATTTATTCATAGGCTAGGAAAAGTCACTGACAATGAGAGTGGAGCTGCCAGACTCAGTGACTGTGCACATCCCAGCTATGTGTGATCATCTTTAAAGATGGTATAACGCACATCTTTAGCACTGAACATACCTGTATAATATCCACCTGTAGCTTTCGTTTGAATCTATTTATGTTGCTTGtcagtagtaaaaaaaaaaaaaaaagtgatcaGGTTCTCTAAGATGTCTGGAGAGGCTTGATGCCAGGTCAGCTTTGACACTAATGTAACGCCTTCAGTTAGTCTGTCTGACAGTGATCAGATCTGAGTGTCTGACTCCGGTCTAGGGCTATATTAACCTCGTCAGCAGGAATTAGAGAGGTGCTGGTCACCACGCCTGTTTAACTGTAGATTCATGTATTTCTGGCTGGCACTTTGAGTCCCAGACAGGCCAGTCTTTGTACCTGAATATCAACAACTTTGGGTTTAGCGGTTGAGGAAGTTGAAAAATTTGGCCTCTCCTTGAGTTTAAATGTATGAGAGGAAGTGGGACTTGCATGGCAGAAAAACACAGAACTGAAGAGttttgtgcacgcgtgtgtgtgtcacctgtccTTGCAGGTGGTTGCCTTGGTAATAAGATGGCAGAATAGAAAGTGTGCGTGGACAGTTGGCAGAAGATCAGAGTAGCAGGCCAGGCCAGCTGcagacagaaacaaacactCCAGTAATCTTTCTCAATTCAGCAGGGACGCTTTCAGCTACCCCTGCACATGATGCAAGCTTTGATCGGAATACTGTGCTTTAGAGACAGCCAAAGAGAATCGTGGATGATTTGGAAGCACTTTCCTCACACACATGTCCCTACAGATAATggcagaactctgcgt from Osmerus eperlanus chromosome 28, fOsmEpe2.1, whole genome shotgun sequence includes these protein-coding regions:
- the ift81 gene encoding intraflagellar transport protein 81 homolog; this translates as MGEQLKFIVEHLNKEPFKKNFNLITFDSVEPMQLLQILNDVLAEIDPKQGIDIREESNEQTAKRMFNILGMLKYKPPGNVSDPSSFRQGLVIGNKPVIHPILHWLLQRITELKKRAYLARFLVKLEVPAEFLQDDVVTDTYSQYEELVEAFKTYHKESEQLKISGFSTAEIRRDIGAMEEEKDQLIKRVERLRKRVESVSNHQRMLELARQLRVEKEREESLAQQKQEQKNQLFQAEQRLQRSQLQLKDLRQTAADAKPESLMKRLEEEIKVNAYMVSDKLPKELETKRRMVQYLQKVVSEPAMGQAELQELEHKIRETNVQINQLIEKKMMRNDPMDDKLSLFRQQASIIVRKKEAKAEELQEAREEQLGAERELTQKNSQARDLVGDHVIRGDEFKRFVAKLRSKGTVYKKKRQEIAEMKAEFGVLQRTEEVLRQKHEAGQQQLQSVEAQKGISGYSDTKDELERVSAIKSELDEMKGRTLDDMSEMVKKLNSVIVEKKSALAPVIKELRPLRQECQELTQEYEEKKAQYDSCSAGLESNRSKLEQDVRALREENAQEENRYHYVNCMKEIIEMQRQRAVDEMKAYVSPDPQERRKAIREQYMKNIGEQESLGKKLRESQKAVRESHGPNMKQVKMWRDLEQLVDCKRQCFLRAQSQASIGQVIQEGGEDRLVL